A portion of the Spartinivicinus ruber genome contains these proteins:
- a CDS encoding coiled-coil domain-containing protein 22, with translation MVDRNKQHLQFDFDHFNATGLKPLVNALKKRDVTVTDIEGSKRAVRKSGVLTKKATLFLADGQKLIIEATAQGTIFQVKLNNQVLAIKHVDNLTKAVREIAGFVHKNSKSFQAKLRKMAERKRSQSSSGTRQATLSTQQQLADKQQLIDDYRLTVEQLAAELNELLQAITQLENSNAELTTEIAELQSQINTQQETLDQLIQPPIAA, from the coding sequence ATGGTTGACCGTAATAAACAACACTTACAGTTTGATTTTGATCATTTCAATGCCACGGGTTTAAAACCCCTGGTTAATGCCTTAAAAAAACGTGATGTGACAGTGACGGATATAGAGGGCAGTAAACGCGCTGTCCGCAAATCCGGGGTTCTCACCAAAAAAGCCACCTTGTTTTTAGCCGACGGGCAAAAGCTGATTATTGAAGCCACCGCCCAGGGAACGATTTTCCAGGTTAAATTAAATAATCAGGTATTAGCTATTAAACACGTCGATAACCTGACTAAAGCTGTGCGTGAAATTGCCGGGTTTGTTCATAAGAACTCAAAAAGTTTTCAGGCAAAGCTACGAAAAATGGCCGAGCGAAAACGATCACAATCAAGCAGTGGTACTCGTCAGGCTACCTTGAGCACTCAACAGCAACTGGCAGATAAACAACAATTAATTGATGACTACCGACTTACGGTCGAACAGCTCGCGGCTGAATTAAATGAGTTATTGCAAGCCATTACCCAACTGGAAAACAGCAACGCAGAATTAACTACAGAAATTGCCGAGCTGCAAAGCCAGATCAATACACAACAAGAAACGCTGGATCAATTAATTCAACCACCGATTGCAGCCTAA